From Callithrix jacchus isolate 240 chromosome 15, calJac240_pri, whole genome shotgun sequence, one genomic window encodes:
- the ZNF639 gene encoding zinc finger protein 639 translates to MNEYPKKRKRKTLHPSRYSDSSGISRIADGFNGIFSDHCYSVCSMRQPDLRYFDNKDDDSDTETSNDLPKFADGIKARNRNRNYLVPSPVLRILDHAAFPTEKSADTEICDEECDSPESVNQQTQEESPIEVHTAEDVPIAVEVHAISEDYDIETENNSSESLQDQTDEEPPAKLCKVFDKSQALNVTAQQKWPLLRANSSGLYKCELCEFNSKYFSDLKQHMILKHKRTDSNVCRVCKESFSTNILLIEHAKLHEEDPYICKYCDYKTVIFENLSQHIADTHFSDHLYWCEQCDVQFSSSSELYLHFQEHSCDEQYLCQFCEHETNDPEDLHSHVVNEHACKLIELSDKYNNGEHGQYSLLSKITFDKCKNFFVCQVCGFRSRLHTNVNRHVAIEHTKIFPHVCDDCGKGFSSMLEYCKHLNSHLSEGIYLCQYCEYSTGQIEDLKIHLDFKHSADLPHKCSDCLMRFGNERELISHLPVHETT, encoded by the exons ATGAATGAGtatcctaaaaaaagaaaaaggaagactctACACCCTTCTCGTTATTCAG ATTCCTCTGGAATAAGCAGAATTGCAGATGGATTCAATGGAATTTTTTCTGATCATTGTTACAGTGTCTGTTCTATGAGACAGCCAGATTTAAGATATTTTGACAACAAAg atgatgatTCTGATACAGAGACATCAAATGACTTGCCAAAATTTGCAGATGGAATCAAGGCCAGAAACAGAAATCGGAACTATCTGGTTCCCAGTCCCGTACTTAGAATTCTAGACCACGCTGCCTTTCCCACAG AAAAATCTGCTGATACTGAAATTTGTGATGAAGAGTGTGACTCACCAGAATCAGTCAACCAACAAACCCAAGAGGAGAGTCCGATAGAAGTTCACACTGCTGAAGATGTTCCCATTGCTGTAGAAGTGCATGCAATTTCAGAGGATTATgatatagagacagaaaacaattcTTCTGAGAGTCTCCAGGACCAAACTGATGAAGAACCACCAGCTAAACTTTGTAAAGTTTTTGACAAAAGCCAAGCTTTGAATGTGACTGCCCAGCAGAAATGGCCTTTACTGAGAGCTAATAGCAGTGGCCTCTATAAATGTGAACTTTGTGAGTTTAACAGCAAATATTTTTCTGACTTAAAGCAGCATATGATCCTGAAGCATAAACGTACTGATTCAAATGTGTGTCGAGTATGCAAGGAAAGTTTCTCTACCAATATCCTTCTGATAGAACATGCCAAACTACATGAAGAGGATCCCTACATTTGTAAATACTGTGATTATAAGACAGTAATTTTTGAGAACCTCAGCCAGCACATTGCAGACACCCATTTTAGTGATCACCTCTATTGGTGTGAACAGTGTGATGTGCAGTTCTCCTCAAGCAGTGAGCTCTACCTGCATTTCCAGGAGCACAGCTGTGATGAACAGTACTTGTGTCAGTTCTGTGAACATGAAACTAATGATCCCGAAGACTTGCACAGCCATGTGGTAAACGAGCACGCATGTAAATTGATAGAGTTAAGTGATAAGTATAACAATGGAGAGCATGGACAGTATAGCCTCTTGAGCAAAATTACCTTTGACAAATGTAAAAACTTCTTCGTATGTCAAGTATGTGGTTTTCGAAGTAGACTTCATACGAATGTTAACAGGCATGTTGCTATTGAACATACTAAAATTTTTCCGCATGTTTGTGATGACTGTGGGAAAGGCTTTTCAAGTATGCTAGAATATTGCAAGCATTTAAATTCACATTTATCTGAAGGGATTTATTTATGTCAGTATTGTGAATATTCAACAGGACAAATTGAAGATCTTAAAATTCATCTAGATTTCAAGCATTCCGCTGACTTACCTCATAAATGTAGTGACTGCTTAATGAGGTTTGGAAATGAAAGGGAATTAATAAGTCATCTTCCAGTCCATGAGACAACTTGA